Proteins encoded by one window of Capsicum annuum cultivar UCD-10X-F1 unplaced genomic scaffold, UCD10Xv1.1 ctg76817, whole genome shotgun sequence:
- the LOC107852891 gene encoding uncharacterized protein LOC107852891 has product MRKVITVDGTHLYGKYENVLLSAVAQNTENHIYPIAFYVVDKENDTSWTFFFEKLKPIMVDGPDLCFISDRHNSITNGIAKAYNYAHHRYCMRHLGKNLCVNHHCGEHLYLFYNTEKAYSPEEFSDHFMEFKNYCPEASFFLEHELGFEKWSRAYFLGNRFDVMTTNIVELVNSILSDEREYPMASIFNSITKRFDEIFRERHAYDLKCKDNKFVPTAKKILRDNMSEGDSFYMENMSGGKRQYTVFGSGCTAKVDLLEKLCSCRKFDLVKIPCIHAMAALQLKHGEDYGLRVYDYSSPMYKVEEYLLAYP; this is encoded by the coding sequence ATGAGGAAGGTTATTACGGTCGACGGCACTCATTTATACGGCAAGTACGAGAATGTGCTGCTAAGTGCGGTTGCACAGAATACGGAGAACCATATTTATCCCATTGCCTTTTACGTCGTTGACAAGGAGAACGATACATCTTGGACATTcttctttgagaagctgaagCCTATTATGGTTGATGGACCAGATTTATGCTTTATCTCTGATAGGCATAATAGTATCACCAACGGCATCGCGAAGGCGTACAATTATGCTCATCACAGGTACTGCATGAGGCACCTAGGTAAAAATCTCTGCGTAAATCACCACTGCGGAGAACACCTCTATCTATTCTATAATACAGAAAAGGCATATTCTCCCGAGGAGTTTAGCGACCATTTTATGGAATTCAAGAACTACTGTCCTGAGGCATCCTTTTTCCTCGAGCATGAGCTTGGTTTTGAGAAATGGAGCAGGGCATATTTCCTCGGCAATAGGTTTGACGTGATGACCACAAATATTGTCGAGTTGGTGAATAGTATATTGAGTGATGAAAGGGAGTACCCCATGGCATCTATATTCAATTCGATTACCAAGAGGTTTGATGAAATATTCAGGGAGAGACATGCCTACGACCTCAAATGTAAGGATAACAAATTTGTTCCGACCGCCAAAAAGATCTTAAGAGACAATATGAGTGAGGGTGACTCCTTCTATATGGAGAATATGAGCGGGGGCAAAAGGCAATATACTGTGTTCGGAAGTGGCTGTACGGCCAAAGTCGACCTACTGGAAAAGTTGTGTTCTTGCAGAAAGTTTGACCTGGTCAAAATACCATGCATTCACGCGATGGCCGCTTTGCAATTGAAGCATGGTGAAGATTATGGTTTGAGAGTCTATGATTACTCTTCGCCCATGTATAAAGTGGAAGAGTACCTCCTTGCGTATCCGTAA